The nucleotide sequence GACCTGACGCAAGAAGCGTTCATCCGGGTCTTCCGGGCGTGGGAGTCGTTCCGTGAAGGGACGTCGTTCCTGTCGTGGATCTACCGGATCGTCACGAACCTCTATCGTGACGAGCTACGCCGGCGCAAGGGCATCTTCACGCAGCCGCTTCCGGAGGATAACCAACCGCAGGAACGCGGTCCCGACGTCGAGTCGCACGATCCGATCGCGGTGATGCACGAGCGCCAGCTCTCCGCTTCGATGGATCGGGCGCTCCGCACGCTCTCGCCGGACCAGCGCGCGGTCGTCGTCCTGGCGGACGTCGAAGA is from Candidatus Eremiobacteraceae bacterium and encodes:
- a CDS encoding sigma-70 family RNA polymerase sigma factor, coding for MAPPTPEQIEFVERAMERYGRQTYNYAYRLTGNEPDARDLTQEAFIRVFRAWESFREGTSFLSWIYRIVTNLYRDELRRRKGIFTQPLPEDNQPQERGPDVESHDPIAVMHERQLSASMDRALRTLSPDQRAVVVLADVEEYSYQDIADTIGCSIGTVRSRLHRARAQLRKAVLREQAEEGAQ